The following is a genomic window from Thalassophryne amazonica chromosome 14, fThaAma1.1, whole genome shotgun sequence.
CATAGCTCCGTAAATAAGAGGCGCCATAGAGAAAAGGCCTGAGCTGATCATCGATATGACCAGGTAGCTGATATTGTTCTTTGGTAGCGACAGCGCACTGAAGAACAGAGGGAAGACGCTGAGCAGGTAGGGGTACTGCCACTGATACGGGGTGGACACTGTGTCCTGTGACACAAGGTCGAAGTAGGTGGCAGCTACCTGTGCCGACACTAAGAGCCAGATGGATAGGTGGACAAAGTTTAACTTCCTCACCTCTGATTTTAGAGCAGCACTGCAAAACAAAGCGATACCAGTCAGTCATTCTTgatattaaaacctaaatatcaAGATCTATTTAAATTTCAGAAATAGACAAACATCAACTCACCTCATCTGGTAATGTGGGGCCACTCTCTCTGTTTGTTTAAAGTCACTCCCGTTAGTTCCAGCAGCTCGGGGGCCTCTGCGTGATGTCATGTTGGCAGAAACCTGACATGGCAAATAAGTCGAATCTCAGGAGCCGTAACAATTTAAGTTTTATGACGACGGTTACGATTACGCCTCCTTATGTCTGTTAGATTATTAGCAGGACTGCTCATACACCAGCAAAACACTTTTGAGGTGAAAGGGTTGAATTTGGCTTGAAATAGAAACCACTG
Proteins encoded in this region:
- the jagn1a gene encoding protein jagunal homolog 1-A, producing the protein MTSRRGPRAAGTNGSDFKQTERVAPHYQMSAALKSEVRKLNFVHLSIWLLVSAQVAATYFDLVSQDTVSTPYQWQYPYLLSVFPLFFSALSLPKNNISYLVISMISSGLFSMAPLIYGAMEMFPVAQQLYRHGKAYRYIFGFSAVTVMYLIMVVAVQVHAWQLYYMKKLLDSWFSATQEKKKK